The nucleotide sequence ATACACACACCTTTAAACTTAAGTGTCTTACGAACGATCAACGGTTTTTTAGTTTCTCTTTTGCTTTTGTTAGTTATAATATTGATAGAAAACCTGTATAGAAAGTTTATACATTCAGGCCAAGAACCATATAAACAAGAAGAAAATATTAGAGAAGAAAATTCAACCGCCGAGGAGGGGATAGAATGAATAACTTGAAAGTTTTTTTAAGAAGCATAGCAATTATTGGAAGTATCGTGGTAGCAGGACTTTCTGTCTATTTGTTTTACCTTGAAAGTGTCAATCAAAGACTTTTCGAGTATTTTAATTTTTCGGATTTTTTAAACTTTCTCTTTATAGGCCTATTTATCGGACTGATAGGAGGCTTAATATTTTTTTATTTTCTGTTCCTATTTAACAAAAAGTACGGTATGACATTTTCGATCATATTACTTAGTGTGCTTTCTGCTTTGTCTATCGTCATATACTCTTCGATGATTTTAAGCGTTATTTTTATTGCCAACCTAATTGGATTATCTTTGGTAATATATTTCACAAGGCAAAAGCCAGAAAGCAAAAAGTACGTTAAACCTTCGTCGCCCAAAACTGACAAAGAACAAACTGACAAAAATTCAGAAAATTAATTCAAAGGCGCCGTGAATTGACACGGCGCCTATTGATATCATTTAACTTTTATTTTTTTCTCATTGTAAACGGTCACAGCTTCTTTTAGGATATTACTAGCCTTTCTTAACTCTTCACTGTTTAATACATAAGCTATTCTTATTTCTTGCTTGCCAGCACCTGGTGTAGCATAAAAACCTGACAATGGTGAAACCATAACAGTTTCTCCATTCACATCGAAGTCTGTAAGCATCCACTTGATGAACTCCTCAGAATCATCGATCGGTAGTTTAACGGAGAGATAAAATGAACCATGGGGTTTCTTACAAACGGCTCCTTCAATCTTTCTTATCTCTTCGTATGCAGCATCCCTTCTTTTTTGGTACTCTAAAGCAATACCTTGATAATAGTCTTTCCCCAAATCCCTTAGCAACCCTAAAACACCAAATTGAGCCAACAAAGGTGGAGATAATCGGGATTGAGCAAATTTCATTACTTGCTCTAAAAGTTTCTTATTTTTAGTGGCAAAAACTCCAATTCTTGCTCCACAAGCGCTGTACCTTTTCGATACGCTGTCGATTAAAATGAATCTGTCTTTGTCTTCAAAATTCATAACGGATACATGCTTAGTTCCATCAAAAGTGAATTCTTTATATACCTCATCTGATATTACAAATATGTCTTTTTCTTTTGCAAAGTCAACGATTCTTTTTACTTCATCGTAACTGTACACAGCTCCTGTGGGATTTGAAGGATTAGAAAAGATTATCGCCTTAACGCTTTCGTTGTAAGCCTTTTCGAATTCTTCTATACTTGGGACGGCATAGCCGGTTTCGGGATCCGCTTTTACCGGACAAAGTTTTACATTTAGCATCTCTGCAAAACCTTTATAATTAGCATAAAATGG is from Petrotoga mexicana DSM 14811 and encodes:
- a CDS encoding pyridoxal phosphate-dependent aminotransferase, translated to MKISQRVLNTQFSPIRKLVPYAERAKKEGKKVYLLNIGQPDIETPKAFFEGIKKYSSKVIYYSHSAGLLELREAFSDYYKLWDIDFDPQELIVTTGGSEAAIFALASVADPGDEVMVIEPFYANYKGFAEMLNVKLCPVKADPETGYAVPSIEEFEKAYNESVKAIIFSNPSNPTGAVYSYDEVKRIVDFAKEKDIFVISDEVYKEFTFDGTKHVSVMNFEDKDRFILIDSVSKRYSACGARIGVFATKNKKLLEQVMKFAQSRLSPPLLAQFGVLGLLRDLGKDYYQGIALEYQKRRDAAYEEIRKIEGAVCKKPHGSFYLSVKLPIDDSEEFIKWMLTDFDVNGETVMVSPLSGFYATPGAGKQEIRIAYVLNSEELRKASNILKEAVTVYNEKKIKVK